ACGTTGTGAATGGCCCTGCAATGGTAATTTTTCTATAGAACTTTCAccgaaaatgaatgaatttatgtCTGTTATTACCTATGCTGACTAAGACTAACTTCATGTCCGAACGTCTTATTACACAATTCGCAAGCGAACGGTCGCTTACCATTATGCGATCGTCTTGAATGTACTTCAAGGCCGTGCGGTGTTGAGAACATCTTTTCACATTTGACACAGGAATACACGTCGCCCAGAGACGGTATACCAGGTCGCATGAacaaatgatgatgatggaaaTGGTGTGGATGTGAATGAGAATATGCTAAATGGCCAGTCGGCGGACTGTGGATGTTTGACTGTGACATAAGATTTCGAAATCGCATCAAATCCTCGTGAGGAATCGGACTATAGTTGTTGGCGCCATTGGGTAGGTTTGGTTGTTGGCCCTGATGTAACGCAACGGCTGCTAGCCAGGGGAATGTGTGTAGTAAGGGTCGATGATGGAGAATATTTTGTTCGTAGACTGGCGGGTAACTAttacaaaatgtgtcgaaTGATTTCATTGCGGGTGATTTGGTTTTTCTTGGCTGATCATCCCGAAGTAACGCAGACACTGAAAAttgttcagaatttttcgaacTCTGAACGGGGATGATGTAACGTGAgttttatgcaacaaaaacaaaatgcaaatccgtcaaacctgaattaaatttgttgaagGCGAATCGGTTATTCTCAATGGAGGTGGTGAATCAACTTCCAGTTCCGGTGAAACCGAACACGATCTTGATGCATATCGAGATCTAGACGAACTGCGTGACCGTGATTTGGAGCAGTTGTCTTTGAAACTTGACGAGAAATCAGACAGTGGTGATATTTTTTCGTGATATGTGTTATTGTTGTCCTCATCCTCGGATTCTTGGCTCTTAACTAATCGACTAATACCAAAATTTAAGTGTTCtggaacgaaaaataaaatattgtaaagaAATCAATTAGTGTTCTCTTAAATTGGTCCCCACATTCAAAAAGTACGCAAGTGGGCAGTGGGGGATAGTGAAATTGAGACTTCatggaaaaaatttcgaaatagttatttatgacatcgagtgcaaagtacagagattcatacaacggtTTATGCCagagaggcatctaaagtttgcatattttgcatattatgatgctgataGGTTAGAGTTTTGAGAGGCTTCTCCAATTGAGAAATAGGAACCCGGATCTTTGACTACTTCTATCAAGGTTTCCTTGTCTTAGATAAGAAGTCGTTAAGGCACTTGCCATCTAATTATCGTTGATCATCAACTTGGCGTTCATAATACCTAAAGGTGCAAAGCCTGAAATTGGTGTAAAGCCTTTGTCAAATGTCGGGATGTAGCATATTTCCAAGTTAGCCTTTTTCAAGCAAACACCGACACAAAACAATTCCAGGGCTGACTCAGCCCGGCTGAGTTATTTAACTAAATTTTAGAcaatttcactgaaaaattctctaatttttagtgaaatcTAGTGAAATTCAGAGAAGTACTACTCGATATTAGGCCCTGATgtctttcattaaaatttatttttggtcaGTATCATGTCATTGGGCAAGCGCATTATTACGAGATCTGTTACTTGATTTAATAGAACCAAAACATTTCCAGCTGTTGATAAAATCTTtgacttcatttgttttaattcgTACTTTGCTATGTAAAATGACGTTAGCTCTAGCTCATTACTTATCTTTGTCGCCGtggttgataacagatgaaatagtAGTGTGTTCCAATTGGGACTTGGTCAAGTCTTCCATGGAATTACGCACAATCTCTTActaatttctttgtttgtctCAGTACACAGCAGTGCTGTGCTCAGTATCATATTATACGACTCTTGAAGAGTCCTAATTTGAAAATCTCGTATTCATACGAGTAAGCAGTGATACTGAGCATATTATAGCCCAGAGagcgataaaatatttgttaaaattttttgagagtgTGATGGCGACTACTAGagactttttaaaatttgaggaaaattgAGAATGATTCGACAGCGTCGCATCGTATAAAATGGTCACAGAAAAGCTTTTTATAATTTGGTTTTTACTGAAGAATTAACGACCAATGACGTTTTATAGCCTACCGTTTTTTATCACacttaaagaaaagaaaatttcaacgcaAAGAGGACACTTCAGCGAGTTGTCGTTCTAGATTTGCTGcaataaaattcgaataaagTTTTCCCATTATTGCAAACATCAAACAAACAGTACAAGATAAATGAAGCATTTAAatgttgtcgttttttttacaaataactTTTGGTTAACATTGTGTAGCATTTGTCGACTATCTGAAACACGACAGGACCCTAAAtctttattcaaataaaacaggTGCACTGTGGCGAACAAGTTgctcaaacaaaaataataataaagagAGCAATCATCTAACCCTCCGCAGTTACAAAACAGTTACTATAAATACAATGCGAATTCGGCTACGGCCGTTTTCAATGTGTGACTGATTCTTTTTCATCCCCTAATCAACATCTCTCTCCCATCCCATATAGCATAACACACATTTagtcttttatttttttttgcttctcttCAATTCAGCACAGAACATAACAATATGATAATCCTAGGGGagatttgttttgattatttacggtgttgaatattttatatgaccatttattttaaatatgtaTTGAATCACATAAGAAGCATGCCACAAATACATATGCTTGAAAATTGCGAATGTTTTCTATTCATGCATGCGTAGggatttatattttatgtacTTTCCAGTGGCAGATTCATACATTTACCGAACCCGTCATGATAGTGATGATTGTTGTATTTCACGGATTCACGAAAATGTATACTTTCCGCCTAACGTGGCGTGTAATGAAAGGTATATATTTATCGGTCTCTGAAATGCAAGTGAATCGTGAATGGTTCtatttaattaacaaaatcaaTGAAACTTGCAATTTATGTAGCCGATACACCCTTCATTAATCCTTCTGATCAAATATATATACTGCACCATATACATTTCGACCGAAGTATGATATTCGGAACAAATATCAACATTTATGTTTCCTTTGcatgttttatttgtttgtttatcaTAACATTCGTGTAATAGGGTTTTAGATTTAGTGTTATTTATATTGTGGTCATATGGCATATGGTTATTTGTGTTAACAATGAAAGGTACACTGAACAAACCGTACTGAATAAATTGATcgcaaaactttatttttatccTTCTTTCACTGAGCCCTTTAGTTGTTTTGCTGCACAGAAGGATATGTTCACGATGGTTACCTCTTAAAACTATGTATTGTGGTCTACTGGCACTGTACAACTTTTCGCTAAGATTCGGCCTTTGTTTAGCTTTGATTTAGTTACAAGCATACAAGCCACAAAGTTCACAAGCTTCTATAACGGCCAGTCATTAATTAACGACAACGACGACCTAAATTAGTATGAAGGTCTGGTTAATGttcttttgtataaaaaatattgtataaacgattgaagtaatagatttattaTCGAACCACTTCAATTAAAGAGGTAATTGTTGTAATGATTACAGTTTAATGATTGCCGTTTGAAAAAGCTTCATTCAATTGTTAAAGATACATTGATTATGTTAGGTTCTAGATGACAAATGACCCCTTGTTTTCTCAGCTCAGTGACGGAGAACTTTCGTACcctttattgagaaaaaaCGTTGTTTCAGGACTCAGTGTTTAATAATCTTTTTAGGCACATCTAGtaccaaaaaaagaatttatcaatcggttgcataaataaatgaTCCGAACTGTCGACACAGACGGCAAGTATTATTTGACAAATATTATTCCTGGTCTAATACTTCTATTGATTTAAGTATTTTtgccaaatcttttacttcatttgttctaaCATATTTTTGCCACCAAAGACTGCACCGAGTTTATGTCTTATTTTTAACGTAGCTGTTCAAGTAGAAattcataataaaatcatattatttcaatcacaaaaaatctgtcaatttaaacaaatttcaactCAATTATAATCATCGTCACTGCAACTGATGATTGATCGCTGAGATATAATTAAAGTTTGATCTCAAATTCAATCGAATTGTCTTCGAAAAATTTATCCAATCTCTTTCATTATGTATCCAGACTTAATTTTAACATGTGTTCAACTCACATCGACCATGAATTTAGTGTGTAATAATATTATAAACTACTCCTCCTAACTTAGGCTGCAATTTCCAATTTGATATGCGCATTTTCATCTCCTGCATAGCACAGTAATTTTAAATGTGTTTATTGTTTAATGTGTAGGGTTGATCCGAATAATTTATGGGGTTGTGAAAAAGGAATATAAATTTCACGTTTATGTAGCGCACAAAGTAAAGcatgaaattgattttgcttGAATCAAAGTTATGAACGATTCGCAACTTGTGTGTAGTGTGTTAAAGGAGAGTGTATTTGGATCAAATAAGCGGATCGGGCTCGGATCACAAGTCAAAAAGatagaaaaattttatgtaaaaatagACCGTTGATCCATGTGTCCTAgagaataattaaaaaaacgcTAGTCACCAGCTACATGCGATGGACTTTTAATTCTCTCCTCTGTTACAGTATGTTGTTGAAGCatatgaagtagtagattctgtAGCAAGCACCAAAACTACAGATTCGtaatttctgtatttaagac
This region of Bradysia coprophila strain Holo2 chromosome IV, BU_Bcop_v1, whole genome shotgun sequence genomic DNA includes:
- the LOC119066361 gene encoding zinc finger protein 502, coding for MEITDMKPQLPLDFSLNVKSEGNSNICSKTDVTSVLLSEKGSQSAFKVVTPKNTDGIRNALLPFPLNSDFYRRLYRPVQLTSVTTDVTKLQRTTSPDETKHFKEHLNFGISRLVKSQESEDEDNNNTYHEKISPLSDFSSSFKDNCSKSRSRSSSRSRYASRSCSVSPELEVDSPPPLRITDSPSTNLIQSSKNSEQFSVSALLRDDQPRKTKSPAMKSFDTFCNSYPPVYEQNILHHRPLLHTFPWLAAVALHQGQQPNLPNGANNYSPIPHEDLMRFRNLMSQSNIHSPPTGHLAYSHSHPHHFHHHHLFMRPGIPSLGDVYSCVKCEKMFSTPHGLEVHSRRSHNGKRPFACELCNKTFGHEVSLSQHRAIHNVEKVFECKQCGKAFKRSSTLSTHLLIHSDTRPYPCSYCGKRFHQKSDMKKHTYIHTGEKPHKCQVCGKAFSQSSNLITHSRKHTGYKPFACELCAKAFQRKVDLRRHKETQHADMGPLIH